AGTCCGCCAGATGCTCATGCAGCAGCAGATCGAAGTCCTTGTCCTTCGCTGCGTTCAAAGTCGCTTCGTTGAGGGCAGCATAGTCGCGGCCCTTGTAGCCGGGGTAGTCGAGCAGGTAGTCGGTGGCTGCGCACAACAGCACAACCAGCTCCCGAGCGCCCTGCACCACGACCTGGCCAGCTTCAATGCGGATGCTGCCACCCCCTCGGCTGCGTATCTCCATGCGCGCCTCGAGCGCCATGCCGTTGTTCGCGAGCGCACCCTTCATGGTCAATCGATTGTTGCTGCTGCTGAAGGTAACCGGATGAGGCGAGCTTAGCTTGATCCTGTAATCTTGGCCGTGCGGTGCATCGTTTTGTAGCTTGAACACCAAGAGGCGCGCCGGATAGCTCGCAAAATACTGGCGCTGGTGAGTCACCGTACCGCTGCGGTAGCGCACCTCGGCGACTGCACGGCGCAGATCAAGCGAGCGAGAGTAGTCCACGATGTTCTTCTGACCCGGTACGGCGATGTGGATATCCCCAAAAGGCTGGTAAGCACCAAAGCCTTGCCACAAAGGGTAATCTTCAGCGCTATCAGGGTTCTTGATCACTCCGGTGAGCTCTCGCCGGGCGATCCTATGGGCCTCAGCGTAGTTGCCTTCCTTGATCAGGCGGCGTATCTCCGGAAGCGCTCGATACGCCGACGCCCTATTGCCGCCGCGGTAGCGGTCCCATTCGCCCGGGCCGCCGGCCCACAGGCTTTCCTCG
The genomic region above belongs to Pseudomonadota bacterium and contains:
- a CDS encoding glycoside hydrolase family 95 protein, which produces MSRGSRALIVVVLLAGGIAYFLYGTQRNAGPRSGSNLEPASGLRLWYPAPATDWMTQALPIGNAYMAAMLFGGIDEEHIQFNEESLWAGGPGEWDRYRGGNRASAYRALPEIRRLIKEGNYAEAHRIARRELTGVIKNPDSAEDYPLWQGFGAYQPFGDIHIAVPGQKNIVDYSRSLDLRRAVAEVRYRSGTVTHQRQYFASYPARLLVFKLQNDAPHGQDYRIKLSSPHPVTFSSSNNRLTMKGALANNGMALEARMEIRSRGGGSIRIEAGQVVVQGARELVVLLCAATDYLLDYPGYKGRDYAALNEATLNAAKDKDFDLLLHEHLAD